The sequence below is a genomic window from Dermacentor albipictus isolate Rhodes 1998 colony chromosome 2, USDA_Dalb.pri_finalv2, whole genome shotgun sequence.
tccttcgtctcccactccagcgaaggggggcggagctggttacgaggccgacgacaacgccgacgcgaaacccaggaacggacgccaaagagctgcgctgtaaaaaaaaaaaaaaacactgcgagaaaccggccagccagcgccgcctccgtggagggaacgtcacatgccagccgcgctgtcattggctgcggccagacgacggttcTATAGAAGGTTCTAtagtgcggttgtcggacgcgtcggacgatgaaaatctgccctgtttgtcgcacgccggacgtccgatccggtgcttcggcacggcaaaacacctcgattccggctgccgttccggcgcgtcggacgccggatcagacaccaaatcggaccatgtgtctcccgctgtaaagccgcatggcagctaacgaaaattcgtgacgtagccacatgacgtagcgttttcttggctatttacagacccgggtgatgtcaatgtcgcgaggtgctctgttttacggttggctgtgcgcacgtactttaaaatttattttaaatatgttctaagcgatattcgccgctgatattttacacacgatgtgtgtgtgacccactaaatcgatctcacaagttatctcgacttgaaatttttgtgtcagtactcctttaagcttCGCCTGTAAGAGTGGAACGTGGCAGcactcaaagatccctgactgtctctcacgcttcccggcaactggagcgtatgtagccgtaatgtttacctggaaacgcctgccgcgaacgctatgcacgaatgcgAGATTTGTGGTGGAACCATGGCCACTTGCGGGGGCCGGGTGCGGTTTTCGATGCGgctgaggcgagcgccagctggagttgGAGccaggcgcgccgctccgtggcccccatGACACCCATGGCGCCGGCGCGCCCAATAAGGCCGGTGCCGCGGCCGTGCTGTGCGgccggtttgtgtgtgtgaaggggttttcgtgtaacagaattatgttttcttgcatGGTCAAATTATAAAccaagagctatcatgtctgtaggttctgCACAAGTCGTGTAcaatttttctgcgtattttagctTAACAAATTCAAATATTTCACTCAATTTCTTGCTTAatatggaaggcctgggtatacctggtgagtgagcgagtgaagaaactttgtggTGAATGCCTGCAGAgtggttagccttcccctgttagagAGGCGATACCGTGACGCGGcgatgacgtcttcgcggcgcctctacttcggccgcggccgcactattccctttggccGACCGCGTCTGCCCCTCTtgtggggtggcagcctccctccggtttcgatCGGTctttgcctttcgagggccgccgagatctgttGGAcgggtttggacatcttggtcatagcacctcgttgcggcTTCGAGCCGCGGCGGGTTCGAAGATTTTTCAGCTGCTTCGACGTCCAACGCCCGACGTCTGACGCCCGACGCCGGCGCGGGACGCCtgcgccggattttctgcgacacgggccccttaacgctatcgcgtcaaaacgaacgcgcaccttagtcaaaacgaacgcgcaccccttaacgctatcgcgtcaaAACGAACGCGCACCTTGTTGCCCCTACCACAGCGCACCGCCGCGCTGTGGTAGGGGCAACAGGAACCAAACGCATGCGCTCTCGCTGGCTCTTGCAgaccgcgggtagcgagaacaagaaaactgaAGAGGCTAAATCTGTCCTCTCGAATAAAAgttaaagtagaaaaaataagaacgtagttaccttcaCTGGCTTTAGTGTATTGACATAGATGCTGTAGCGCAGGTGACAAAACAAAAATACCTCAGctctcttccactctgtgaagacggatgaccagcgaagctgtatatgcgggccccttaatggcgaactgcagctccgccgcgggtcggcccggcattgcactattttcgggatcggcccacgtttggggattgtttaacgtctgcttcacctccgccgcgggtcgtcccggcattgcactattttcgggatcgacccacataTGGGTACTgtttaacgtctgcttcacctccgccgtgggtcggcccggcattggacTACTcaagggatcggcccacgtattgggagtgttCTACGTCTGCTTCTCCTCCAGCGCGGGTCGGCACGGCATTACACTATgatcgggattggcccacgtatggggagtgtttaacgtctgcttcacctcctccgcgggtAAGGCCGGCATAGCACTatcgtcgggatcggcccacactgAGTGTTTAAACATCTGCATCActgccgccgcgggtcggcctggcattgccgTATacccgggatcggcccacacagAGTGTTTAACGTCttcttcacctccgtcgcgggtcggcccggtattgcactatcttggggatcggcccacgtaagcggagtgctcaacgcctgtttcacctccgccgcgggtcggcccggcgttgcactatcttggggatcggcccacgtatgcggagtgcttaacgcatgtttcacctccaccgcgggtcggcccgacattgcactatcttcgggaatgGTTCacgttgttagatacgggaccgtttcctgagcctacttcgagtttaccagaccacatcgaatcgcgtcacagctaattaaggagtgCTAAAGCACATCTGCCACGTTCCCGAGGCGCCGCACGCCCAAATAAGTTGGCGTCCCCTACCTCGTGcaccgcaggtggagctattcactgcttgactcttcccgaaagtgtagcgggagcctggtaCGGTTCCAGATAACGTGGGTCCCAAGGCAAGatggctgtaatgcaccgtgaaaccctggcagcaatccccccatccgcctttgtgaaggcagttgCAAGCCAGGAATGCAAtgccgcagagagaagtaagccctcggacaattggggcccaaggagcgaccctctgcgccgggtgtgacacaatcgcacgggcgcctaccgtTGGCCGTAAATGACGCAACCtaagcgggctcgccgattggttaaaaatgacgccacctgagcgggctcgccgattggccgaacgtgacgtgaatTCGACACACCgaaagggttaaaagccagagacccggagcagcaagagagcattccttcattcatctctttcgagcttcttgccacgggccgcagcgtccgagttcctgccggcccgtaatgactttatgactgttaatttctttgtactctcactgtaaataatgtaaataagcctccagttttcatctcaacgtcctcctcaacctcggccaactcccgcacccaacggcaaggtccaatatcTGGGGAACAGCAATTGGGATCGCCTCCAGATCCAACAACGTATGGCGAGCGCTTAACGGATGCTTTacgtccgccgcgggtcggcccggcattgtgctatcctcgggatcggcccacgtatggggagtgtttaacgtctgcttcacctccgccgccggtagGCCCGGCGCTACACTATCCTCGGGATCGGCCACGCAGAGTGTTTTACgtctgcttcacttccgccacgggtcggcccggcattgcactatcttcggtatcggcccacgtatgggtagtgttTAACGTCTGCTtcgcctccaccgcgggtcggcccggcactgcagtatcttcggcatcggcccacgtaagggtagtgtttaacgtctgcttcacctccaccgcgggtcggcccggcactcttcgggatcggcccacgtaaggggagtgcttaacgcatgattcacctccgccgcgggtcggctcggcattgcactacccTTGGGATCgacctacgtatggggagtgtttactgcctgcttcacctccgcttcaggtcggcccggcattgcacaatcctcgggatcggcgcacgtaagggtacactgtaaacggaaataactccgaggtgggagtatactgcttgtcctctagcgaccccccggttcggagtttttttttttgctccgtatgatcggagtagaatttttactccgtacaagcggaatttttgcgtggaattatgggagtttttttctgtcttttctttattttttgctttgctattgacggagtttttccgaggtgcaacgggagtataaaaagagccatcgcgtgagtttgcgcgaacatgtttacatgcaggggctgctggtcaaatttcgaaatatgcacacgagaccgcgtcgaatttgacggaacaagtcaatgagagcacatatatcatgacatacataaacatttcagaaacgcccaatgcagaaatttcaaagacatcacacgtacacgcgatactcaagaagcaacggtgccagtatatatagccacgatattgtgtgcctccaaaccgcctagggagcagctgtgctgttttcagaattacgactcacatgctcgttcatacgagatctatCTCTCtcaaattaacagaataccttaagcaacacaaaactgttaattcaaaatagtgagagaaaaaaagttaatggcgtaatttttcaaaattattatgccattctgtgagtgctgaagcgacttcgcacactgccggcgttcgcggccaaaaagtagtgcgttagttacagtaagaaaggaaaatgtaagtgcatgtgttgcacagcaaaattaaatttttgcgatatagtggtagcgtagcaagaaattattacgtttgagcatgacccgcagcagccgacataacaccgagaaatgcgcagtcatacattttatacaccgcactacttgctctgcgtccgagcaatctgtctcggttgcgaaaaggagctacatcgctgatctgtcgagtgaatccctaaactcggagccagcaatCATGcatctaaatcagtgtctcggatagagcgtactgttaatgcaatatcggaagcaacgacgttactaaaacatatatgcgcgataacaattcgattcacatcgctcaataagaagctttattttcagtacgcatacttatgtcctaccgtttttctccgggcgaggatatccgttcacagatacataaaaacagttgcttgcactccggtctttctcactggcaagacagcaccgcaacgaacttgggttacaccattcatgcgcgactagcacggatgtcttcgctcgaacagtggctttGTGACGGCCTCGATTCTGCATTACACTCGCGATCCACGTGGTCCCTTTTTAAATCTTTCTTAGGTACGAAGCCTGCACTTGCTCCCACTCTAGCAAAAGCCCTCACTCAGGGGACTCCCTCCGAGGTCTTTGACAAGCTCACTTCTTTGTATCTCCCACCCCCTCTCACACCTTCCTACCCAGCCTACTCTGGCGATCCTAACCCAGACCTCGACCGCCCTTTCactctccgggagctcgaagctgCCCTGGCTGCTAATGCTTCTCGCTCGGCTCCCGGTGAGGATACCATCACATACACTACACTCCGCAACCTCCCCGACCACTCCAAGGAATTCCTCCTTCAGACTTTCAACAATGCCTGGGACAGCGGCTGCTTGCCGAGCGCTTGGACATCCTCTCTTATTTCTAtgattccgaagccgggcaaacctccctccctttctaaccttcgccctatctccttgacgtcgtgtgttggcaaGACCCTTGAGCGAATGGCTTTGACTCGCCTCTCTGATCTTATTGAAGCGAAAGATTTCTTCCCCCACTCTCTTATCGGCTTTAGACGGCGCGTCTGTGCACAGGACATGTTCCTGATCCTCCAGCACACCTTTCTCTCACCTAATCCCAGCCAGATCCACGCTCTTGTGACTGTTGATGTCCGCAAGGCCTTCGATGGTGTGTGCCACGACCATATCCTGTCTCAGATCTCCTCCCTAGACTGCGGACACCGCATGTACTCTTATCTCCGCTCCTTTCTCTCTAACCGAGTGGCTCGTTTCCGAGTGGACACACATCTGTCCGATCCCCACCCGCTCACCCGTGGCACTCCTCAAGGTGCTGTTCTCTCTCCTATCCTTTTTAATCTTGCTACGACCCCTCTCGCCTCCCAACTAGCCCAGATTCCTGACCTCCACCACAtcttttatgccgacgacatcaccctctggtgttcgtctggttctcccggtcacgtacaggacaccctgcaacgtggcctcgatctcatcaactcctttctccccactgctggcttgtcgcctgctccggagaaatccgagcttctccttcttaactactcctcataccagcgctcccacaacgccctaatctccctacatctttccggctctcccattcctgttgtcccccaatgcaaagttcttggcttcccgttacatgcagccaagaatgtgcaagccctacaccatgcggtcaggacttgtcactcggtaactcacctcctgcggcgcgtggtcactcggcgctcgggcctccacgaggctcatgcgtgccgagttgcccatgcgctcgccctcaacaagttcctgtactttgtgccttacgtttccttcacccacactcagcttaacaccctcgaaaccgcccttgttggcctctacaaggcagctctcaacctccctatcaccacctccactgctaagctctttgccacaggcctcttccatcctcttcgttctcttctctctctccaccgtgactcccagcttgcccggctttctcttacccgtcagggtcagtggttactggcccaggcgggtatctctcccattcccgtttcctcctttacgtctccaaaatccaccccggcgcccaatcttcgcattctccccctcccgtctaatatgtcccctgtcctgcatgccggccgtcgtcacgcggccgcgcagcatcattcccccctctttactacccagggagtagcctacacggatgcctctttcatagcccctcgaggttcctgtggctacgctatctaccatccccacctcccagcacctgaaactcacacgagtgggccgtacctacaccctccggatgcactctctctcgaggtccttgccattgtacatgccctacaatcatttccttccctgccctcgctcccagagtacacgatatacaccgactcccaagccgccattcgccacatacagaaccgcaccctaccccattcactccaacaagaggtcgaacgagcggtctccgcactgcaaccttccaccgttttcctccgctgggtccctgggcattcggggattgacggcaatgagctggcccatcagctcgcccgtgatgtttttaaccgggcaccgttgatcccctggtcggggccctcgcaggattctgggggactctccctgcgccgcactatcaaggaagtttacctccagctccgtctcgacaagcgcctctaccctccccctcatccatcactcactgtgccggaggctcgccttctgcggcacatccaaatgaatgcactggttaccccttcccgcctctttctctatcgctatcgctccgacccctcctgtcccaactgcccgtctacttatgcagacctatcccattgcctattctactgtccgactgctcagcaatcaagttcctaccctcccccttcgctttccatcaccacctggctcgactggcttggcgctgaaggtgaagaagaacagcgtcgactggccgcccaggcggtcgatatgctcggcctgtaatttttggctgaataaaagtcttatactactactactactcaaAAGGagatagaagtcgcatttcacgtactgaagaacacaagacagggtgacgcagcacgaaaacacagccagaacgtgagccgacatcacgagccagtgagcagcttcgaggtatacctaagcctttttccgcacttgaaaacgtggttcttgcaatcatcgttgtcagcaaagcgatcacagctaatgtacttgatgctgagatacagtgagcttcaggcatgcctataacactttctggaaggaaatacgggaaacaaattgacgaaacgctgtcacggaacgacacttcagaaacgtaaacaaaccgtcagccatgagcactgcccgctccgccgaactcgcccggtcgctggcgaggcgcacagcctcatgggaagcgccatgtgaccaacctgtatcggcggaggggaggtttttaaaactccctgtcggagtttcacgggagaacaagatttttaagcggagtaaaatcgcgtcatgtcgccttaatactcccgcagctagccagcggagtgaaacgaggggatggcgctgttttgctcccatacatcggagtaaatatttgaggaggggaggttttagggcacatcacctcttaaaaactcccaggtgggtttattttcgtttacagtgtatagtgctcaacgtctgcttcacctacgacgtgggtcggcccggtattacactatcttcgggatcggcccacgtatggggagtttatTGCTTACTACAAtggcacgaaaatttccttggacagtAGAGCTatccagcttcgctgtaaagtgTTGGTATTCTTTTCTCTGACATGAGGGCACAAATGTAccgccacaacgcttcgtctcatttgACCGCGCTGCGTGCTTTGTTAACTTGTCtcatagtgtgttgatttggcttgtcccgttgtatggtccgatgtacgactttagaaaagtgaacgcacatttggcgtcaaatgtttataagaacgtTAAACCCACATAGTTCCgtaattgaaaatttaaagcacgactttggagatgttaatgcacctttcacatcaaaagtggCTTGTGTGGCTTGAGTCAGTCTCCGGCGGCCGCGCCGAAAACCTCTGGCGTTACCCATAGCGGCCTTACAGGTCGCTTCGAGCGATAACTTTGGCATACCTTTCGGTTAGCAGAGCAGGAGTGGCGTTGATCATTCACGGAATATGCAGCTGTCGCTCCTCGCGTCTGCAATTTTCATGGCTAACGCTGATTCCGGGTGTTGATGACGCACTCGATTTCTTCCCCGCGGTGGTTGGGATTCCGACAGTCGGCGGCAGGTTTCAATTGAATTTCTATTGCTCTGATTGACATATATTCTAGGAATCCGAAGCGGAAGACGAATAAACGCCAGAACTTCTGCGCAACAGGCTGTCATGCCACAGTGGCGAAGGTGAGCCAGTCGACAAATGACGTCTTCCCGCAGAGACCGTGAGAAAAACTCATCAGAATGTATCGAGCACTCTCCACAGACCTGTGGGTCTTCCTTTCTTAGGAGGCGGTAGTGGGTTAAGTGTCTATCGCCAATTCCCGGATGCCATGCTCACAAGACCCTGTCGTGGAACTGTTTCCAGTGTCGGTACTCCGCAATTCACTCAATACGGCTTTAATTCTGTTCTGTGGAGTTTATTATGGAGCTCAGAGTTCCATTGGATTTGCTATAAACATTTCACTTATCTTCGCAAGGGTGATGCGTAGTCTCTGCCGGGCTTATCTTTAAAGGTAAGTCAATAGTTGATGTTTTGAATAAAGAGCTGATTTGGGTGTTCGGGGAGGGTTCCAAGTCTTTAGAAGAGAACGTGCACGAAAGAAACACCTGCACTTATTAGGTGGCCTTTCATGTCATTCCGCACAGATATTTGGAACAGTAGACGTTCGGGGAGCTGTAGTTGCCAGATGGAATCCCTGGTGGTGGACTGGATCTAATATTCTTGGTGTTGTCATCCTGCTCCTTTCTTTGTGCGAGACAAATCTATGTAGCGGCGGCAATGTAAGGCTGTGCTGTTCTTTCAAATTTTTCTCAACCGTTGCAAGGCACGCGACTCTGATGGCCGCTGGTCGGCGAGCACATCAAGGCCATGGTGTAGTCATGCGAACGTTGCGCAACCATAAGGACGCAGCGGGCCTAGCCTTTTCCACTACGCCGTTCACTGGAACGACCATGGCAAGAAGTGGGAGCCCATTGGTTTCAAATGAAAGGACAAGATTTTTTATACTAGTGAACTTTAATTTCCACTACCCAGGAGTTATCACGCTGCGCAGCTCTTCTAGCGAGGCAGTGATTTTGTCTACGTAGAGTGTCGTGTCTCACTTCGCCATGCCAGAAGTGCTCCGAACTGATAATGGGCCCCAGTTCTCGTCGCACGAGTCCGCAGGCTTTGCCAGGAGTGATTGGTTTAACCATGTCACCAGCAGTCCTGGCATCCCCACTACAACGGCACCGTATAGCGTACGATGGAGACTGAAAACCTTTTCCGCAAGAGCGCTGACTGCTTTTTGGTATTGTTGGCGTATCGCTACCACCAGGCACCACGAGCTACAGCCCATTCTAGCTGCTGATTGGTCGGCGCTTGCGAACTAGTGCCCACAGCGACCAGGACAAGCTGTCGCCGGAACAAGCACCGCCCAGCGTCTTCTACCAAAAAGACAGCGGCGCTAAGCGACGGCAAGTTAAAAACTTTAACCGTCgccccggtgtgcgagagcttcGAGACGTTTTTCAAGGAGGCGACGTTTGGGTAACAAACTTTGAGTGTCCTGCACAAGTTCTCAGTAGAGCCCAGCAACTACATTCATACGTTGTGGAAACACCAAAGGGCGTTCTACagtggaggaggagaaggaggggtaTTGCTTGCTGCACGCGGACCTAGCCTTGTAAAAGTTACCGGCAGTGCACCACCTGAACGCCACCTATCAACAGCGATATGGTCTGAAACACTTCGCAGCACAACAAACACCAGATTCGAAAAACAATTTACGCTGAGCCCAATACGTTGCACGTTTCACGAGTCACGGCGACCCATACGGCTCACCATTCACTTACCAACCCTGTATCGCGGAGAAACTTGAGGAGCAGTCAGGGCACCTCCTTCCTAAACATCCCATGTCCTCGCGGGAACAAACTGCAACTTGCATTTGAGTCTGGTGCCGGCTCGGGATTACGTCCATCCATTGGTGTCTTACATCCTGCTTCAAATTAG
It includes:
- the LOC135896748 gene encoding uncharacterized protein, with product MIPKPGKPPSLSNLRPISLTSCVGKTLERMALTRLSDLIEAKDFFPHSLIGFRRRVCAQDMFLILQHTFLSPNPSQIHALVTVDVRKAFDGVCHDHILSQISSLDCGHRMYSYLRSFLSNRVARFRVDTHLSDPHPLTRGTPQGAVLSPILFNLATTPLASQLAQIPDLHHIFYADDITLWCSSGSPGHVQDTLQRGLDLINSFLPTAGLSPAPEKSELLLLNYSSYQRSHNALISLHLSGSPIPVVPQCKVLGFPLHAAKNVQALHHAVRTCHSVTHLLRRVVTRRSGLHEAHACRVAHALALNKFLYFVPYVSFTHTQLNTLETALVGLYKAALNLPITTSTAKLFATGLFHPLRSLLSLHRDSQLARLSLTRQGQWLLAQAGISPIPVSSFTSPKSTPAPNLRILPLPSNMSPVLHAGRRHAAAQHHSPLFTTQGVAYTDASFIAPRGSCGYAIYHPHLPAPETHTSGPYLHPPDALSLEVLAIVHALQSFPSLPSLPEYTIYTDSQAAIRHIQNRTLPHSLQQEVERAVSALQPSTVFLRWVPGHSGIDGNELAHQLARDVFNRAPLIPWSGPSQDSGGLSLRRTIKEVYLQLRLDKRLYPPPHPSLTVPEARLLRHIQMNALVTPSRLFLYRYRSDPSCPNCPSTYADLSHCLFYCPTAQQSSSYPPPSLSITTWLDWLGAEGEEEQRRLAAQAVDMLGL